The following is a genomic window from Actinomadura sp. WMMB 499.
CCGCGGCGGCGAGGCCCATCTGCTCGCCGAGGAAGTACCCGCGCGGGCTGGCCTCGTCGGGGATGCGCGGGGCCCGCCGCATGTCGAAGGACGCCGCGGTCAGCCGCGTCTCGCGCCACCGCGCCGTCCCGTCCGCGCAGGACGCCGCCGGGGCGGGACGGCACGTCGCCAGCCAGCGGTCGGTGCGCAGCGGCGCCGCGGCGTCGTTCGCGCGGAAGTCGGAGTAGGAGACGGCGACCGTCCCGCCGCGGCCGACCTCGACCGAGACCGTGAACGCCTGCTGGTTCGGCACCGGCACGGTGGCGGGCGTCCGGTTGGCCTTGACCGGCTCCGACCAGGTCCGGCCGCCGTCGGCGGAGGAGGCCAGCGCGACGCCGTCGGCCGCGCCGCCGGTGAACCGCGCGTCCTGCCAGACGGCGTACAGGCGTCCGGTGCGGCGGTCGACGGCGACATCGGACAGGATGCTCGTGGTGTGCGAGACGTCCTCGCCCGACTCGGGGTCCCGGATGGCGATCGTCGTCCCCATGTCGCCGACCTTCGACGGCCGCGACCAGGTCGCGCCGCCGTCGGTGGAACGCACGACCTGCACGGAGTAGTCGCTCAGGCCGGGCCCGCCGCCGAACCGGACGTGCGTGTGGAAGTCCAGCAGGGTGCCGTCGTCGAGCGCGACCAGCCGGTGGCCGGTGACCATCGAGCCCTCGGCGGACGCCACGGTCGTGCGCGGCTCCTCCCACGTCCGTCCGCCGTCGGTGCTGCGGGCGATCCAGCCCTCGTTGTTCGTCCGGGCCTCGGCGGGGAAGCGGGCACCCGCCATGTGGAGGACGTCCGGGTCGCGGGGGTCGGGCACGGCGCCGCTCCCGTGGACGCCGCCCTGCGCCGGGTCGGACTCGCCGGCGACGACCGCCGGGCGCGTCCACGTCCGCCCGCCGTCGCCGGAACGGACGGACAGCGCCGCGGATTCGGAGTAGTCGTCGGTGAAGACGCTGCCCGTCACCACGAGCCCGCCGTCGCGGGTGAACGTCACCATCGGGTCGTCCACGTGGTCGTAGCGGCCGCCCGAGCAGCGGGTCAGGCCGGGCACGACGGACCGTT
Proteins encoded in this region:
- a CDS encoding sialidase family protein is translated as MRPSQFVLPALLVPLLALSGTAAAAVHGPGRLSGPSPFAGCAPGAIDGKMAAGAIEPAVAADPSDPRRLAAVWPQDRNRGAVVAVTGDGGRHWKRSVVPGLTRCSGGRYDHVDDPMVTFTRDGGLVVTGSVFTDDYSESAALSVRSGDGGRTWTRPAVVAGESDPAQGGVHGSGAVPDPRDPDVLHMAGARFPAEARTNNEGWIARSTDGGRTWEEPRTTVASAEGSMVTGHRLVALDDGTLLDFHTHVRFGGGPGLSDYSVQVVRSTDGGATWSRPSKVGDMGTTIAIRDPESGEDVSHTTSILSDVAVDRRTGRLYAVWQDARFTGGAADGVALASSADGGRTWSEPVKANRTPATVPVPNQQAFTVSVEVGRGGTVAVSYSDFRANDAAAPLRTDRWLATCRPAPAASCADGTARWRETRLTAASFDMRRAPRIPDEASPRGYFLGEQMGLAAAGGGFVSVWAEPDAPGRAAAFVRTTR